One genomic segment of Rhinolophus sinicus isolate RSC01 linkage group LG11, ASM3656204v1, whole genome shotgun sequence includes these proteins:
- the FMC1 gene encoding protein FMC1 homolog codes for MAALGSPARTLRGLLRELRYLNAATGRPYRDTAAYRYLMKAFRAHRVTSEKLCRAQHELHFQAATYLCLLRSVRQHVALHQEFHGKGERSVEESAGLVGLTLPQQPGGKGWEP; via the exons ATGGCGGCCCTAGGGTCTCCGGCGCGCACTTTGCGAGGCCTTCTGCGGGAGCTGCGCTACCTGAACGCAGCCACTGGCCGACCCTATCGCGACACCGCAGCCTATCGGTATCTCATGAAGGCTTTCCGTGCACATCGG GTCACCAGTGAGAAGTTGTGCAGAGCCCAACATGAGCTTCATTTCCAAGCCGCCACCTACCTCTGCCTCCTCCGCAGTGTCCGCCAACATGTGGCCCTTCATCAGGAATTTCACGGCAAGGGTGAGCGCTCGGTGGAAGAGTCAGCTGGCTTGGTGGGTCTCACGTTGCCCCAGCAGCCCGGAGGGAAGGGCTGGGAGCCATGA